From a region of the Streptacidiphilus albus JL83 genome:
- a CDS encoding hydrophobic protein has product MGALLLVLLLALILGGIGFAVHVLWWVAIFVLVVWALGFAFRGSSGGRWYRW; this is encoded by the coding sequence ATGGGTGCTCTTCTGCTGGTGCTCCTGCTGGCCCTGATTCTGGGCGGTATCGGCTTCGCGGTACATGTGCTGTGGTGGGTGGCGATCTTCGTCCTGGTGGTCTGGGCGCTGGGTTTCGCGTTCCGCGGATCCTCCGGCGGCCGCTGGTACCGATGGTGA
- a CDS encoding ATP-binding protein: MSAADADTAPDGGTLRLVLTSGAGAVGAARDFSRQALTGFGWLPARDQVAQDAADDLLLLVSELVTNACRHGAAPYRLTLEPIGADLRVEVTDSGPELPTMGPDRPEVPGGFGMRLVAQLASAWGVRADQGGKTVWLEMAR, encoded by the coding sequence ATGAGCGCAGCTGACGCGGACACCGCACCTGACGGGGGAACACTCCGTCTGGTGCTGACGTCCGGCGCGGGGGCGGTGGGCGCGGCCCGCGATTTCTCCCGACAGGCGCTGACCGGCTTCGGCTGGCTTCCGGCGCGGGACCAGGTCGCCCAGGACGCCGCCGACGACCTGCTGCTGCTGGTGTCCGAACTGGTGACCAACGCCTGCCGGCACGGCGCCGCCCCCTACCGGCTCACGCTGGAGCCCATCGGGGCCGACCTCCGCGTGGAGGTGACCGACAGCGGCCCGGAACTCCCCACCATGGGACCGGACCGGCCCGAGGTGCCGGGGGGCTTCGGGATGCGCCTGGTCGCGCAGCTCGCCTCCGCCTGGGGGGTGCGGGCCGATCAGGGCGGGAAGACCGTCTGGCTGGAAATGGCCCGTTGA
- a CDS encoding GAF and ANTAR domain-containing protein: MDEQLLAKTFVELADNLVADFDLIDFLRLLADRCVGVLGVGAAGVLLADLNGELRVMAASSEQARLVELFQIQNDEGPCLECFRTGAPVTVPDLAAEALRWPQFVAQAQLRGFTGVQALPMRLRDDVVGALNLFSSGPNRFDPAAVPLGQALADVATISLLQQRSTRANSLLNEQLQTALNSRVLIEQAKGKLAERLDIDMEQAFTALRSYARAHQRRLSDLALAFVNGTEPLTDLVV; this comes from the coding sequence ATGGATGAACAACTGCTCGCCAAGACCTTCGTCGAACTGGCGGACAATCTCGTCGCCGACTTCGACCTCATCGACTTCCTGCGCCTGCTGGCCGACCGCTGTGTGGGCGTGCTCGGCGTGGGCGCGGCCGGGGTGCTGCTCGCCGATCTCAACGGCGAGCTCCGGGTGATGGCCGCCTCCAGCGAGCAGGCCCGGCTGGTGGAGCTCTTCCAGATCCAGAACGACGAGGGCCCGTGCCTGGAGTGCTTCCGCACCGGTGCCCCGGTGACCGTGCCCGACCTGGCCGCCGAGGCGCTGCGCTGGCCGCAGTTCGTCGCCCAGGCCCAGCTGCGGGGGTTCACCGGCGTCCAGGCCCTGCCGATGCGGCTGCGCGACGACGTCGTCGGGGCGCTCAACCTGTTCAGCTCCGGCCCGAACCGGTTCGACCCGGCCGCGGTCCCGCTGGGCCAGGCCCTGGCCGACGTCGCCACCATCAGCCTGCTGCAGCAGCGCTCCACCCGGGCCAACAGCCTGCTGAACGAACAGCTGCAGACCGCGCTGAACAGCCGCGTACTGATCGAACAGGCCAAGGGAAAGCTCGCCGAGCGCCTCGACATCGACATGGAGCAGGCGTTCACCGCCCTCCGCAGCTACGCCCGCGCCCACCAGCGGCGGCTGTCCGACCTCGCCCTGGCCTTCGTCAACGGCACCGAACCCCTCACCGACCTGGTCGTCTGA
- a CDS encoding SDR family oxidoreductase: protein MSRSVFITGGNRGIGLAVAKAFAADGDRVAVTHRGEGRPEGLPEALLGIRADVAVPGEVEHALKQAETAHGPVEVVVANAGITRDGPMLRMSDEAFDEVIRTNLTGTFVTVRAAVRSMLAERRGRVVLLSSALGFLGSPGQTNYAASKTGLLGLARSLVWEIGDRGITVNVVAPGIIDTGMTAALSARRMEELMRMTPLGRPGSVDEVVAAVRFLAGESAGYITGAVLPVSGGIGMGM from the coding sequence ATGAGCCGATCGGTCTTCATCACCGGAGGCAACCGCGGCATCGGCCTGGCCGTGGCCAAGGCGTTCGCCGCGGACGGCGACCGGGTGGCGGTCACCCACCGGGGGGAGGGACGACCCGAGGGGCTGCCCGAGGCGCTGCTGGGCATCCGGGCGGATGTCGCCGTGCCGGGCGAGGTCGAACACGCGCTGAAGCAGGCGGAGACCGCCCACGGCCCGGTGGAGGTGGTGGTGGCCAACGCCGGCATCACCCGGGACGGCCCGATGCTGCGGATGTCCGACGAGGCGTTCGACGAGGTGATCAGGACCAATCTCACCGGCACGTTCGTGACCGTGCGGGCCGCCGTGCGGAGCATGCTCGCGGAGCGGCGCGGGCGGGTCGTGCTGCTCTCCTCGGCCCTGGGGTTCCTGGGCTCGCCGGGGCAGACCAACTACGCGGCCTCGAAGACCGGGCTGCTCGGACTCGCCCGATCGCTGGTGTGGGAGATCGGCGACCGGGGCATCACGGTCAACGTCGTGGCTCCCGGGATCATCGACACCGGGATGACGGCGGCGCTGTCGGCCAGGCGGATGGAGGAGCTGATGCGGATGACCCCGCTGGGCCGCCCCGGTTCGGTCGACGAGGTGGTGGCGGCCGTCCGGTTCCTGGCAGGGGAGAGCGCGGGTTACATCACCGGAGCGGTGCTGCCGGTGAGCGGTGGCATCGGTATGGGCATGTAG
- a CDS encoding STAS domain-containing protein — protein MTDPGDAGGAGSATGPSRQLGRLTGRLTVEGRVRVVALSGELDFDSAPLLRSLFQEALDIDGARVVLDASRLTFCDSTGLNALVVARRAATERGSVVSVAAPTPAMARVLAMSGVDTVIAVHPTRAEAVEQAREVG, from the coding sequence GTGACGGATCCAGGCGACGCGGGGGGAGCGGGGTCCGCGACCGGGCCGTCCCGACAGCTGGGCCGGCTGACGGGCCGGCTGACGGTCGAGGGCCGAGTGCGTGTCGTGGCACTGTCCGGGGAGCTGGACTTCGACAGCGCGCCGTTGCTCCGTTCGCTCTTCCAGGAGGCCCTGGACATCGACGGGGCCCGGGTGGTCCTCGACGCCTCCCGGCTGACGTTCTGCGACTCCACCGGGTTGAACGCCCTGGTCGTCGCCAGGCGTGCGGCGACGGAGCGCGGGTCCGTGGTCAGCGTGGCGGCGCCCACCCCGGCGATGGCGCGGGTGCTGGCGATGTCCGGTGTGGACACCGTCATCGCGGTCCATCCCACCCGTGCCGAGGCTGTGGAACAGGCGCGGGAGGTCGGATGA
- a CDS encoding ATP-binding protein, translating to MHDPHSPATGTPGGSDRTRTLPLPEGYGAVSDSRRFTSQALTEFSWLPPADPVARTAAEDVVLLVSELVTNACRHGAAPYRLTLRTHDGPPTHLALRIEVSDADPTPPVLCGQHRLDLPGGHGMRLVGLLAREWGVQQHRDGSGKTVWLEITRGRSGSAGTP from the coding sequence ATGCACGACCCCCATTCACCTGCCACGGGCACGCCCGGCGGGTCCGACCGGACCCGTACCCTGCCGCTGCCGGAGGGGTACGGCGCCGTCTCCGACAGCCGGCGCTTCACCTCGCAGGCCCTGACCGAGTTCAGCTGGCTGCCCCCGGCGGATCCCGTCGCACGGACGGCGGCCGAGGACGTGGTCCTGCTGGTGTCGGAACTGGTGACCAACGCCTGCCGGCACGGCGCCGCCCCCTACCGGCTGACGTTGCGCACCCACGACGGGCCTCCGACGCACTTGGCGTTGCGGATCGAGGTGAGTGACGCCGACCCCACTCCCCCGGTGCTCTGCGGTCAGCACCGGTTGGACCTGCCCGGCGGCCACGGCATGCGACTCGTCGGCCTGCTCGCCCGTGAATGGGGCGTGCAGCAGCACCGGGACGGATCGGGGAAGACCGTCTGGCTGGAGATCACCCGCGGCCGGAGCGGCTCCGCGGGAACGCCGTAG
- a CDS encoding ANTAR domain-containing protein, with protein sequence MFGNRAARIAVLVAERAARHGGPVGVADVCAAAVESLPVGGAGISAMSPTVAGYPLCSTDSISEQLEELQLTLGEGPCVDAFALGAAVWTPDLRAEDSLSRWPVFAPAAVDAGAAAVFAFPLRIGAISPGVLDLYSRLPLLLGPQELAEATAFADFATLVLLNTRAAERGGVAAGYEPEPVGSGYRAEIDQATGMLTGQIGVGIEEAFIRLRAHAYAHNRRISEVAADVVGRRLRFPPDPEPDPPLGGVGEVDDGP encoded by the coding sequence ATGTTCGGTAACCGGGCGGCACGGATCGCGGTGCTGGTGGCCGAGCGGGCGGCGCGGCACGGCGGGCCGGTCGGCGTGGCCGACGTGTGCGCCGCCGCCGTGGAGTCCCTGCCGGTCGGCGGCGCCGGGATCTCGGCCATGTCGCCCACGGTGGCCGGCTACCCGCTGTGCAGCACCGACAGCATCAGCGAACAGCTGGAGGAACTGCAGCTCACGCTCGGGGAGGGCCCCTGTGTGGACGCCTTCGCGCTGGGAGCCGCGGTGTGGACGCCGGACCTGCGCGCCGAGGACTCGCTGAGCCGCTGGCCGGTGTTCGCCCCGGCCGCGGTCGACGCCGGAGCCGCTGCCGTCTTCGCGTTCCCGCTGCGGATCGGGGCGATCAGCCCCGGTGTGCTGGACCTCTACTCCCGCCTCCCGCTCCTGCTGGGCCCGCAGGAACTGGCCGAGGCGACCGCCTTCGCCGACTTCGCCACGCTGGTCCTGCTCAACACCAGGGCCGCCGAACGCGGTGGCGTCGCCGCCGGATACGAGCCGGAGCCGGTCGGCTCCGGCTACCGCGCCGAGATCGACCAGGCCACCGGCATGCTGACCGGGCAGATCGGCGTCGGCATCGAGGAGGCGTTCATCCGGCTGCGGGCCCACGCCTACGCCCACAACCGTCGGATCTCCGAGGTCGCGGCCGACGTGGTCGGCCGCCGGCTGCGCTTCCCGCCCGATCCCGAGCCCGACCCGCCGCTGGGCGGAGTGGGCGAGGTGGACGATGGACCATGA